In Plasmodium malariae genome assembly, chromosome: 11, the following proteins share a genomic window:
- the PmUG01_11039600 gene encoding hexokinase, putative: MSEYNIEKDDSAYYKLDTIKCDIPVNQELLERINKFVNQLRISYFTLEEFVDNFVYELKKGLEAHRRHPNLWIPHECSFKMLDSCICDIPTGQEKGTYYAIDFGGTNFRAVRASLDGNGKIKRDQETYSLKFTGSFSHEKGLLDKQATASQLFDHFAERIKYIMAEFNDIDNKEEKHVGFTFSFPCTSPSINCSILIDWTKGFETGRATNDPVEGRDVCKLMNDAFVRSEVPARICCVVNDAVGTLMSCAYQKGKGTPPCYIGIILGTGSNGCYYEPDWKKYKYAGKIINIELGNFDKDLPLSPIDLVMDWYSANRSRQLFEKMISGAYLGEIVRRFMVNVLQSDSSSKMWNNDSFNSESGSVVLNDTSPNFEESRKVAKNMWDIDLTDEQIYALRKICEAVYNRSAALAAAAIAAIAKRIKIIEHSKFSCGVDGSLFVKNAWYCKRLQEHLKLILADKAENLIIIPADDGSGKGAAITAAVVSLASKNKPMQ, encoded by the coding sequence ATGAGTGAGTACAACATAGAGAAAGATGATTCTGCATACTACAAATTAGATACCATAAAGTGCGATATACCAGTTAATCAGGAGCTGTtggaaagaataaataaatttgtgAATCAGTTACGAATATCATATTTTACCTTAGAAGAGTTTGTAGACAATTTCGTATATGAATTAAAGAAGGGGTTAGAAGCACACCGTAGGCACCCAAATTTATGGATACCCCATGAATGTAGTTTTAAAATGTTGGATTCATGTATATGTGATATTCCAACAGGTCAAGAAAAAGGAACTTATTATGCCATAGATTTTGGTGGTACAAATTTTAGAGCCGTCAGAGCATCTTTAGAtggaaatggaaaaattaagAGAGATCAAGAAACGTATAGTTTGAAATTTACTGGTTCCTTTTCACATGAAAAAGGATTACTAGATAAACAAGCTACAGCTTCTCAATTATTTGACCATTTTGCAGAaaggataaaatatattatggcTGAATTTAATGATATAGATAATAAGGAGGAAAAACATGTTGGTTTTACATTTTCCTTTCCATGTACATCCCCATCAATCAATTGTTCTATTTTGATTGATTGGACAAAAGGATTTGAAACAGGTAGAGCTACTAATGATCCAGTGGAAGGTCGGGATGTATGTAAACTAATGAATGATGCCTTTGTAAGGTCTGAGGTCCCAGCAAGAATATGTTGTGTAGTTAATGATGCAGTAGGTACTCTTATGTCCTGTGCATatcaaaaaggaaaaggtaCACCCCCTTGTTATATTGGAATCATTTTAGGTACAGGTTCTAATGGTTGTTATTATGAACCCgattggaaaaaatataaatatgcaggtaaaattattaatatagaaTTAGGTAATTTTGATAAAGATTTACCTTTATCTCCAATTGATTTAGTTATGGATTGGTATTCAGCAAATAGAAGTAGACAGTTGTTTGAAAAAATGATATCAGGTGCATACTTAGGGGAAATTGTAAGAAGGTTTATGGTGAATGTATTACAAAGTGATTCCTCTAGTAAGATGTGGAATAATGATAGCTTCAATTCAGAATCTGGTAGTGTAGTACTAAATGATACCTCCCCAAATTTCGAAGAAAGTAGAAAAGTTGCTAAAAATATGTGGGATATAGACCTTACGGatgaacaaatatatgcCTTAAGAAAAATTTGTGAAGCAGTCTATAACCGTTCAGCTGCCTTAGCTGCAGCTGCTATAGCTGCCATTgcaaaaagaataaaaattattgagCATTCGAAATTTTCGTGTGGTGTCGATGGCTCATTATTTGTTAAGAATGCTTGGTATTGTAAAAGGCTACAAGAACACTTAAAGCTCATTTTAGCTGATAAGGcagaaaatttaattattattccaGCTGATGATGGGTCAGGAAAAGGAGCGGCCATTACGGCGGCTGTCGTTTCTTTGGCTAGTAAAAATAAACCAATGCAATAA